A stretch of Sinorhizobium meliloti DNA encodes these proteins:
- a CDS encoding DUF1013 domain-containing protein: MAQQLLMPKATAVWLVDNTALSFDQIAQFCKLHPLEVKAIADGESAQGIKGLDPIATGQLSRDEIARAEGNPNHKLKLSEPKVRVPDSKRKGPRYTPVSKRQDRPNAILWLVRNHPELKDAQISRLVGTTKATIEQIRERTHWNSANLTPMDPVTLGLCSQIDLDLEVERASKGRPLPSAAETGATLESAQETEKLDYGQDREEEKEIDADAVFAKLKSLKSDRKDDEEDDY, encoded by the coding sequence ATGGCTCAGCAACTGCTTATGCCCAAGGCAACAGCCGTCTGGCTGGTTGACAACACCGCACTCTCGTTCGACCAGATCGCGCAGTTCTGCAAGCTGCACCCGCTCGAGGTCAAGGCGATTGCCGACGGTGAATCGGCGCAGGGTATCAAGGGCCTCGATCCAATCGCTACCGGTCAGCTTTCGCGCGACGAGATCGCACGCGCCGAAGGAAATCCGAATCACAAACTCAAGCTTTCGGAGCCGAAGGTCCGCGTCCCGGACTCCAAGCGCAAGGGCCCGCGCTATACGCCGGTCTCCAAGCGTCAGGACCGCCCGAACGCCATTCTGTGGCTGGTCCGCAACCATCCGGAGCTGAAGGACGCGCAGATCTCGCGTCTTGTCGGCACGACGAAGGCGACGATCGAGCAGATTCGCGAGCGCACCCACTGGAACTCCGCCAACCTGACGCCGATGGACCCGGTGACTCTCGGCCTCTGCTCGCAGATCGACCTGGACCTCGAGGTCGAGCGCGCCTCCAAGGGGCGCCCGCTGCCTTCGGCAGCCGAGACCGGCGCAACGCTCGAATCCGCACAGGAAACCGAGAAGCTCGACTACGGCCAGGATCGCGAAGAGGAAAAGGAAATCGACGCCGATGCCGTCTTCGCCAAGCTGAAGTCGCTGAAGTCGGACCGCAAGGACGACGAGGAAGACGACTACTGA
- the htpX gene encoding zinc metalloprotease HtpX: protein MNLMRTAMLLAFMTVLFMAVGYVIGGRGGMMIALVIAAGMNFFSYWNSDRMVLRMYRAQEVDEHSAPEYYGIVRDLAKNAGLPMPRVYVIDSPQPNAFATGRNPENAAVAASTGLLHSLSYEEVAGVMAHELAHIQYRDTLTMTLTATLAGAISMLGNFAFFFGGNRENNNPLGFIGVLIAMIVAPLAAMLVQMAISRTREYSADRRGAEICGNPLWLSSALRKIAGAAQVIHNNDAERNPATAHMFIINPLSGERMDNLFSTHPNTENRVAALERMARETSTGSTAPVRPDNAGRKSRSVPRTGWGRGGSEPPKGPWS, encoded by the coding sequence ATGAATCTCATGCGCACCGCAATGCTGCTCGCCTTCATGACCGTCCTCTTCATGGCCGTCGGCTATGTCATCGGCGGCCGCGGTGGCATGATGATCGCCCTCGTCATCGCCGCAGGCATGAACTTCTTCTCCTACTGGAATTCCGACCGGATGGTCCTGCGGATGTACCGGGCGCAGGAGGTGGACGAGCACAGCGCGCCGGAATATTACGGGATCGTCCGCGATCTGGCGAAGAATGCCGGCCTGCCGATGCCGCGCGTCTACGTCATCGACAGCCCGCAGCCGAATGCCTTCGCCACCGGTCGCAATCCGGAGAATGCCGCGGTCGCCGCTTCGACGGGACTGCTGCATTCGCTTTCCTACGAGGAGGTTGCCGGGGTCATGGCGCATGAGCTCGCCCATATCCAGTATCGCGACACTTTGACGATGACGCTGACGGCGACGCTCGCCGGTGCGATTTCCATGCTTGGCAACTTCGCCTTCTTCTTCGGTGGCAACCGCGAGAACAACAATCCGCTCGGCTTCATCGGCGTGCTGATCGCGATGATCGTTGCCCCGCTCGCGGCCATGCTGGTACAGATGGCGATCAGCCGTACACGCGAATATTCCGCCGACCGCCGCGGTGCGGAGATATGCGGCAATCCGCTCTGGCTTTCCTCGGCGCTCCGCAAGATCGCCGGTGCCGCTCAGGTCATCCATAACAATGACGCCGAGCGCAATCCGGCGACGGCGCATATGTTCATCATCAATCCTCTCTCGGGCGAGCGGATGGACAATCTGTTCTCGACCCATCCGAACACGGAGAACCGGGTTGCGGCTCTGGAGAGAATGGCCCGCGAGACGTCCACGGGCTCGACGGCGCCGGTCCGCCCTGATAATGCAGGGCGCAAATCGCGCTCTGTCCCGAGAACCGGCTGGGGTCGCGGTGGTTCCGAACCGCCGAAAGGCCCCTGGTCCTGA
- a CDS encoding DUF1674 domain-containing protein: MMGINGQLFNIVTETATGMQNDNDNSPDRPKRPLSPAALRALKEAEERRRAEAPKDMPAELGGRGGLDPARFGDWEIKGRAIDF; encoded by the coding sequence ATGATGGGGATAAACGGCCAGCTCTTCAATATCGTTACGGAAACCGCGACCGGTATGCAGAACGACAACGACAATTCTCCCGACCGCCCCAAACGTCCGCTTTCCCCGGCAGCGCTACGCGCTCTGAAGGAGGCGGAAGAGCGGCGACGTGCCGAAGCGCCGAAGGATATGCCGGCGGAACTCGGCGGGCGCGGCGGCCTCGACCCGGCTCGCTTCGGCGATTGGGAGATCAAGGGCCGCGCGATCGATTTCTGA
- a CDS encoding YggS family pyridoxal phosphate-dependent enzyme — protein MEVEERLNEVLSRIRASEKSANRPENTVSLVAVSKTFDAETIRPVIEAGQRVFGENRVQEAQAKWPALKRETPDIELHLIGPLQSNKAADAVALFDVIETIDREKIARAVAAEMKRQGRDIRLYVQVNTGLEPQKAGIAPEDAAAFVALCRDELALNIEGLMCIPPFDENPGPHFALLAKLAGQCGLSRLSMGMSGDFETAIAFGATGVRVGSAIFGAR, from the coding sequence ATGGAAGTCGAGGAACGGCTGAACGAAGTGCTGAGCCGGATTCGCGCAAGCGAGAAGTCGGCGAACCGTCCGGAAAATACCGTCAGTCTGGTGGCCGTGTCGAAAACCTTCGACGCCGAGACGATCCGGCCGGTGATCGAAGCTGGCCAGCGCGTCTTCGGCGAGAACCGCGTGCAGGAAGCGCAGGCCAAATGGCCCGCGCTCAAGCGTGAGACCCCCGACATCGAGCTGCACCTGATCGGTCCGCTGCAATCCAACAAGGCTGCCGACGCCGTTGCGCTCTTCGACGTCATCGAGACGATCGACAGGGAGAAGATCGCGCGCGCGGTCGCCGCCGAAATGAAGCGCCAGGGACGCGACATCCGCCTCTATGTTCAGGTGAACACCGGTCTCGAGCCGCAGAAGGCCGGCATCGCGCCGGAAGACGCGGCCGCTTTCGTCGCGCTCTGCCGTGACGAGTTGGCTCTGAACATCGAAGGACTGATGTGCATTCCGCCGTTCGACGAAAATCCGGGACCGCACTTCGCCCTGCTCGCCAAGCTTGCCGGTCAGTGCGGCCTTTCCAGGCTCTCCATGGGCATGTCCGGTGACTTCGAAACGGCAATCGCCTTCGGCGCCACCGGCGTGCGGGTAGGCTCCGCCATTTTCGGAGCGCGCTGA
- a CDS encoding LPS assembly lipoprotein LptE yields MSLSDIAGFRLRSLGFVAGALSLAALGGCQVRPLYSDGPTGSTSIALAAIEISEADDRVEQEVRNALVFLTSRGQGEPVNPQYHLALSVSHRTMGVLYESTDNDHDDDDAGAGRIVVKADYNLTKTATGETVKAGNRTAVALVDFPQQEFAKIRAVRDGENRAAKELAEIIGADLAAALGR; encoded by the coding sequence ATGTCGTTGTCTGATATAGCTGGCTTCCGTCTTCGGTCCTTGGGCTTCGTAGCCGGCGCATTGTCGCTTGCGGCACTCGGCGGCTGCCAGGTCAGGCCCCTTTATTCCGACGGTCCGACTGGCTCGACGTCGATCGCGCTTGCCGCGATCGAGATTTCGGAAGCCGACGACCGCGTCGAGCAGGAAGTCCGAAATGCCCTCGTCTTTCTGACGTCGCGCGGCCAGGGCGAACCGGTCAATCCGCAATACCATCTGGCGCTTAGCGTCTCGCACCGGACAATGGGCGTGCTCTATGAGAGCACGGATAATGACCATGACGACGACGACGCCGGAGCCGGCCGCATCGTCGTGAAGGCCGACTACAACCTGACCAAGACCGCCACCGGCGAGACCGTGAAGGCAGGCAACCGGACGGCCGTCGCCTTGGTCGACTTCCCCCAGCAGGAATTCGCCAAGATTCGCGCCGTGCGCGACGGCGAGAACCGCGCCGCCAAGGAGCTGGCGGAGATTATCGGGGCCGACCTTGCAGCCGCCCTCGGCCGCTGA
- a CDS encoding AMP-binding protein — translation MASRYSEVYAAWKTDPHGFWADAASAIDWFKRPERIFEPAGGTYGHWFPDGVTNTCHNCLDRHVEAGRGEQLAFIYDSPVTGRIERISYADLLADVKAMAAIYRKLGVDKGDRIIIYMPMIPQAAIAMLAAARIGAVHSVVFGGFAANELAMRIDDCQAKIVVSASCGLEPGRTVAYKPLLDQAIETASHKPARCLIYQRDMLAAEMVSGRDIDFAEALAAARDAGEEASCTPVASTDPLYVLYTSGTTGQPKGVVRDNGGHMVALRWSMEHFFGVNAGDVFWAASDIGWVVGHSYIVYGPLLNGCTSVLFEGKPVGTPDPGTYWRVISERGVAVMFTAPTALRAIRKEDPEAAHAGRYDLSRFRALYLAGERADPDTIRWAERALKVPVIDHWWQTETGWPVAGNPLGLGLLPVKYGSPAVPLPGYDVQVVDDAGHPVETGTLGNVVIKLPLPPGCLPTLWNADHRFHAAYLEEYPGFYKTADAGYVDEDGYIFIMARTDDIINVAGHRLSTGAMEEVCASHPDVAECAVIGIADPLKGQVPAGFLVINANVSRETEEIEKEVVGLVRERIGPVAAFRTAVCVKRLPKTRSGKILRSTIQKIIDRQPWTMPATIDDPAILDEITELLRSKGIGV, via the coding sequence ATGGCGAGCCGCTATTCCGAAGTGTATGCCGCGTGGAAAACCGATCCGCACGGCTTCTGGGCAGATGCCGCATCGGCGATCGACTGGTTCAAGCGGCCGGAGCGCATTTTCGAGCCTGCCGGCGGCACCTATGGTCACTGGTTTCCGGACGGCGTCACCAACACCTGCCACAACTGCCTGGACCGGCATGTCGAGGCCGGCCGTGGCGAGCAGCTGGCCTTTATATACGACAGTCCCGTCACCGGACGGATCGAGAGGATCTCCTATGCGGACCTGCTCGCCGATGTGAAGGCTATGGCTGCGATCTACCGCAAGCTGGGCGTCGACAAGGGCGATCGCATCATCATCTACATGCCGATGATCCCGCAGGCGGCGATCGCCATGCTCGCGGCAGCGCGGATCGGCGCGGTGCATTCCGTCGTCTTCGGCGGCTTTGCCGCCAACGAACTCGCCATGCGCATCGATGATTGCCAGGCGAAGATCGTCGTCTCGGCGAGCTGCGGGCTGGAGCCCGGGCGAACCGTCGCCTACAAGCCTCTGCTCGATCAGGCGATCGAAACGGCCAGCCACAAGCCGGCCCGTTGCCTCATCTATCAGCGCGACATGCTCGCCGCCGAAATGGTTAGCGGCCGCGACATCGATTTCGCCGAAGCGCTTGCGGCGGCCAGAGACGCCGGTGAGGAAGCCTCTTGCACGCCGGTCGCCTCCACCGATCCGCTCTATGTCCTCTATACGTCCGGCACGACCGGCCAGCCGAAAGGCGTCGTGCGGGACAATGGCGGCCACATGGTCGCGCTCAGATGGTCGATGGAGCACTTCTTCGGAGTCAATGCCGGCGACGTGTTCTGGGCGGCTTCCGACATCGGCTGGGTGGTCGGTCATTCCTACATCGTCTATGGGCCGCTCCTCAACGGCTGCACCTCGGTCCTCTTCGAAGGAAAGCCGGTCGGGACGCCCGACCCCGGAACCTATTGGCGCGTCATTTCCGAACGCGGCGTGGCCGTCATGTTCACCGCGCCGACGGCGCTGCGAGCGATCCGCAAGGAGGACCCGGAAGCGGCCCATGCGGGCCGTTACGACCTGTCGCGGTTCCGGGCGCTTTATCTCGCGGGCGAGCGGGCCGACCCGGACACGATCCGCTGGGCGGAACGGGCGCTGAAGGTCCCGGTCATCGATCACTGGTGGCAGACCGAAACAGGATGGCCCGTTGCCGGCAATCCATTGGGTCTCGGCCTCCTGCCGGTAAAATACGGTTCCCCGGCGGTTCCCCTCCCCGGCTATGACGTGCAGGTCGTCGACGACGCGGGCCACCCGGTGGAAACCGGCACGCTCGGCAATGTCGTGATCAAGCTGCCGTTGCCGCCCGGCTGCCTGCCGACTCTGTGGAATGCCGATCACCGCTTCCATGCGGCCTATCTCGAGGAATATCCCGGCTTCTACAAGACGGCGGATGCCGGCTATGTCGACGAGGACGGCTATATCTTCATCATGGCCCGGACCGACGACATCATCAACGTCGCGGGACACCGGCTGTCGACGGGGGCCATGGAAGAGGTTTGCGCCAGCCATCCGGACGTCGCCGAATGCGCCGTGATCGGCATCGCCGATCCCCTCAAGGGGCAGGTGCCGGCGGGCTTCCTGGTCATCAACGCCAATGTTTCCCGTGAAACGGAAGAAATCGAGAAGGAGGTTGTCGGTCTCGTGCGCGAGCGCATCGGGCCGGTCGCCGCCTTCAGGACGGCGGTCTGCGTCAAGCGGCTGCCAAAGACGCGATCCGGCAAGATTCTGCGCTCGACGATCCAGAAGATCATCGACCGACAGCCATGGACGATGCCGGCAACGATCGACGATCCGGCGATCCTGGACGAGATTACCGAACTGCTGCGGTCAAAGGGGATCGGCGTTTAG
- the acs gene encoding acetate--CoA ligase, whose amino-acid sequence MDVKTYPVLEAAKNRTLLDNATYLEWYRESVADPEKFWGEHGKRIEWFEPYTKVKNTSFEGDVSIKWFEDGLTNVSYNCIDRHLKTHGEKTAIIWEGDNPYLDKKITYNELYDKVCRLANVLKEQGVKKGDRVTIYMPMIPEAAYAMLACARIGAIHSVVFGGFSPEALAGRIVDCESTFVITCDEGVRGGKPVALKENTDTAIDIAARQHVTVSKVLVVRRTGGKVGWAPGRDLWYHQETAAAEPHCPPEKMNAEDPLFILYTSGSTGKPKGVLHTTGGYLVYASMTHQYVFDYQDGDIYWCTADVGWVTGHSYIVYGPLANAATTLMFEGVPNFPDAGRFWEVVDKHKVNIFYTAPTAIRSLMGAGDDFVKRSSRSSLRLLGTVGEPINPEAWEWYYHVVGDERCPVVDTWWQTETGGILITPLPGATDLKPGSATRPFFGVQPQIVDSDGKVVDGAADGNLCITDSWPGQMRTVYGDHERFIQTYFSTYKGKYFTGDGCRRDEDGYYWITGRVDDVLNVSGHRLGTAEVESALVSHNLVSEAAVVGYPHPIKGQGIYCYVSLMAGEVGDDELRQALVKHVRSEIGPIATPDKIQFAPGLPKTRSGKIMRRILRKIAEDDFGSLGDTSTLADPGVVDDLIANRQNRA is encoded by the coding sequence ATGGACGTCAAGACCTACCCGGTCCTGGAAGCGGCCAAGAACCGCACGCTGCTCGACAATGCGACCTATCTCGAATGGTATCGCGAGAGCGTTGCCGATCCGGAGAAGTTCTGGGGCGAGCACGGCAAGCGGATCGAATGGTTCGAGCCCTATACCAAGGTCAAGAACACGTCCTTCGAGGGCGATGTCTCGATCAAGTGGTTCGAAGACGGACTGACCAACGTCTCCTACAATTGCATCGACCGCCACCTGAAGACGCACGGCGAAAAGACGGCGATCATCTGGGAGGGAGACAATCCCTATCTCGACAAGAAGATCACCTATAACGAGCTCTACGACAAGGTTTGCCGTCTTGCCAACGTCTTGAAGGAGCAGGGCGTAAAGAAGGGGGACCGCGTCACCATCTACATGCCGATGATCCCGGAAGCAGCCTATGCGATGCTCGCCTGTGCCCGCATCGGCGCGATCCATTCGGTCGTTTTCGGCGGCTTTTCGCCCGAGGCGCTCGCCGGCCGCATCGTCGATTGCGAGTCCACCTTCGTGATCACCTGCGACGAGGGCGTGCGCGGCGGCAAGCCGGTTGCGCTCAAGGAGAACACCGATACCGCGATCGACATCGCTGCCAGACAGCACGTCACGGTCAGCAAGGTCCTCGTCGTGCGCCGCACCGGCGGCAAGGTCGGCTGGGCACCGGGCCGCGATCTCTGGTATCACCAGGAGACCGCGGCGGCAGAGCCGCATTGCCCGCCGGAAAAGATGAATGCGGAGGACCCGCTCTTCATTCTCTATACTTCGGGTTCGACCGGGAAGCCGAAAGGCGTGCTGCACACGACCGGCGGCTATCTCGTCTATGCTTCGATGACGCATCAATACGTGTTCGACTACCAGGACGGCGACATCTACTGGTGCACGGCCGATGTCGGCTGGGTCACCGGTCACTCCTACATCGTCTACGGGCCGCTCGCCAATGCGGCGACGACGCTGATGTTCGAGGGCGTGCCGAACTTCCCCGACGCGGGACGGTTCTGGGAAGTAGTCGACAAGCACAAGGTCAACATCTTCTATACCGCGCCGACCGCGATCCGCTCGCTGATGGGAGCGGGCGACGATTTCGTCAAGCGCTCCTCGCGTTCTTCGCTGCGCCTGCTCGGAACGGTCGGCGAGCCGATCAATCCGGAAGCCTGGGAGTGGTACTATCACGTCGTCGGCGACGAGCGCTGCCCTGTCGTCGATACCTGGTGGCAGACCGAAACCGGCGGCATACTGATCACGCCGCTGCCGGGGGCTACCGATCTCAAACCCGGCTCCGCGACGCGGCCCTTCTTCGGCGTCCAGCCGCAGATCGTCGACAGCGACGGCAAGGTCGTAGATGGCGCGGCCGACGGCAACCTTTGCATCACCGATAGCTGGCCCGGACAGATGCGGACGGTCTATGGCGATCACGAACGCTTCATCCAGACCTACTTCTCCACCTACAAGGGCAAGTATTTCACGGGCGACGGCTGCCGCCGCGACGAGGACGGCTACTATTGGATCACCGGCCGCGTCGACGACGTCCTGAACGTTTCCGGCCACCGGCTCGGCACGGCGGAGGTGGAATCGGCGCTCGTCTCGCACAACCTCGTTTCCGAGGCGGCGGTCGTCGGCTACCCGCATCCGATCAAGGGTCAGGGCATCTATTGCTACGTTTCGCTGATGGCCGGCGAGGTCGGAGACGACGAACTGCGCCAGGCGCTCGTCAAGCACGTCCGCTCGGAAATCGGACCGATCGCGACACCGGACAAGATCCAGTTCGCGCCCGGCCTGCCGAAAACACGCTCAGGCAAGATCATGCGCCGGATTCTCCGCAAGATCGCCGAGGACGATTTCGGTTCGCTCGGCGACACTTCGACGCTCGCCGATCCGGGCGTCGTCGACGACCTGATCGCCAATCGTCAGAACCGCGCTTGA
- the leuS gene encoding leucine--tRNA ligase, whose translation MATERYNPRDAEPRWQHQWEAGKVFETKNDDPRDKYYVLEMFPYPSGRIHMGHVRNYTMGDVVARYKRARGFNVLHPMGWDAFGMPAENAAMERGVHPASWTYQNIASMKAQLKVMGLSLDWSREFATCDPEYYQRQQHLFLDFLEKGLVYRKQSKVNWDPVDNTVLANEQVIEGRGWRSGALVEQRELTQWFFRITDFSQDLLDALDTLDEWPEKVRLMQKNWIGRSEGLSVRWELDPATVPGEEKEVTVYTTRPDTLFGASFLAISADHPLARDAAAKNAEIEAFCEECRRAGTSLAALETAEKKGIDTGIRARHPFDPNWELPVYVANFVLMDYGTGAIFGCPSGDQRDLDFARKYDLPVVPVVMPKDADPQTFTIGDEAYDGDGVMINSRFLDGLSAEEAFETVASRLENDLLNGTPRAERKVNFRLRDWGISRQRYWGCPIPVIHCDDCGVVPVPKADLPVTLPPDVTFDKPGNPLDRHPTWRHVACPQCGKDARRETDTMDTFVDSSWYFTRFTAPWEDNPTDPKAANHWLPVDQYIGGIEHAILHLLYSRFFTRAMKATGHVALDEPFKGLFTQGMVVHETYSRGEGAQREWITPAEIRVEEVDGQRRAVHIETGEEVAIGSIEKMSKSKKNVVDPDDIIGSYGADTARFFVLSDSPPDRDVIWSEAGVEGAHRFVQRVWRLLTEAAERLRAVDAAPASGGEGLAVSQAAHRTLKAVEADYDKLAFNKAVARIYELVNAMAAPLTQVASGKADNALTAAVKDAAAILINLIAPMMPHLAEECWREIGGKGLIAERPWPKFDPALIVENEITLPVQINGKKRADLTIARDADQSAIESAVLALDAVKAALNGGRPKKIIVVPQRIVNVVV comes from the coding sequence ATGGCTACCGAACGATATAATCCGCGCGATGCCGAACCGCGCTGGCAGCACCAATGGGAAGCGGGCAAGGTCTTCGAGACGAAGAACGACGATCCGCGCGACAAATATTACGTCCTGGAGATGTTCCCCTATCCATCCGGACGGATCCACATGGGTCACGTGCGCAATTACACGATGGGCGACGTGGTCGCCCGCTACAAGCGCGCCCGCGGCTTCAACGTGCTGCACCCGATGGGCTGGGACGCCTTCGGCATGCCGGCGGAAAACGCCGCCATGGAGCGCGGCGTCCATCCGGCGAGCTGGACGTACCAGAACATTGCCTCGATGAAGGCGCAGCTCAAGGTCATGGGGCTTTCGCTCGACTGGAGCCGGGAATTTGCGACCTGCGATCCCGAATATTACCAGCGCCAGCAGCACCTTTTCCTCGATTTCCTGGAAAAAGGCCTGGTCTACCGAAAGCAGTCGAAGGTCAACTGGGACCCGGTCGACAATACTGTGCTTGCCAACGAGCAGGTAATAGAAGGCCGCGGCTGGCGCTCCGGCGCGCTCGTTGAACAGCGCGAGCTGACGCAATGGTTCTTCCGCATCACCGACTTCAGCCAGGATCTGCTCGACGCGCTCGACACGCTCGACGAGTGGCCCGAAAAAGTGCGGCTGATGCAGAAGAACTGGATTGGCCGCTCAGAAGGGCTTTCGGTCCGCTGGGAGCTCGATCCGGCGACGGTCCCCGGCGAGGAAAAGGAAGTCACGGTCTATACGACGCGGCCGGACACGCTGTTCGGCGCCTCCTTCCTGGCGATCTCCGCCGATCATCCGCTCGCCAGGGATGCCGCAGCCAAGAACGCCGAGATCGAAGCCTTCTGCGAGGAATGCCGGCGCGCCGGCACGTCGCTCGCCGCACTGGAAACGGCGGAGAAGAAGGGCATCGACACCGGCATACGCGCACGGCATCCCTTCGATCCGAACTGGGAGCTGCCGGTCTACGTCGCCAATTTCGTGCTGATGGACTACGGCACGGGCGCCATCTTCGGCTGCCCCTCGGGCGACCAGCGCGACCTCGACTTCGCCCGCAAATATGATCTGCCGGTCGTTCCGGTGGTGATGCCGAAGGATGCCGATCCGCAGACCTTCACGATCGGCGACGAGGCCTATGACGGCGACGGCGTGATGATCAATTCGCGCTTCCTCGACGGGCTTTCGGCGGAAGAGGCGTTCGAGACCGTCGCCTCCAGGCTCGAAAACGATCTGCTGAACGGCACGCCGCGCGCGGAGCGCAAGGTCAATTTCCGCCTGCGCGACTGGGGCATTTCCCGCCAGCGCTACTGGGGCTGCCCGATCCCGGTCATTCACTGTGACGACTGCGGCGTCGTTCCGGTGCCGAAGGCAGATCTGCCCGTGACGCTGCCGCCGGACGTGACCTTCGACAAACCCGGCAATCCGCTCGATCGTCACCCGACCTGGCGTCACGTCGCCTGCCCGCAATGCGGCAAGGACGCGCGCCGGGAAACCGACACGATGGATACCTTCGTCGATTCCTCCTGGTACTTCACCCGCTTTACGGCGCCCTGGGAGGACAACCCGACGGATCCGAAAGCGGCCAATCACTGGCTGCCGGTCGACCAGTATATCGGTGGCATCGAGCACGCGATCCTGCATCTGCTCTATTCGCGCTTCTTCACCCGCGCGATGAAGGCGACCGGCCATGTGGCGCTGGACGAGCCCTTCAAGGGGCTGTTCACGCAGGGCATGGTCGTCCACGAGACCTATAGCCGCGGCGAAGGCGCGCAGCGGGAATGGATCACGCCCGCCGAGATCCGCGTGGAGGAAGTCGACGGACAGCGGCGCGCGGTCCACATCGAGACCGGCGAGGAAGTCGCCATCGGCTCGATCGAGAAGATGTCGAAGTCGAAGAAGAACGTCGTCGACCCGGATGACATCATCGGCTCCTACGGTGCCGACACGGCACGTTTCTTCGTGCTCTCCGATTCGCCGCCGGATCGCGACGTCATCTGGTCCGAGGCAGGCGTCGAAGGCGCCCATCGCTTCGTGCAGCGCGTCTGGCGTCTTCTGACCGAGGCCGCGGAGAGGCTGCGTGCCGTCGATGCCGCGCCGGCAAGCGGAGGCGAGGGGCTTGCAGTGTCCCAGGCCGCACATCGCACGCTCAAGGCGGTAGAGGCGGACTATGACAAGCTCGCCTTCAACAAGGCGGTCGCACGTATCTACGAGCTGGTGAACGCCATGGCCGCCCCGCTGACGCAGGTCGCGAGCGGCAAGGCGGACAACGCTCTGACTGCTGCGGTAAAGGACGCCGCCGCGATCCTGATCAACCTGATCGCGCCGATGATGCCGCATCTTGCGGAAGAATGCTGGCGGGAGATCGGCGGCAAAGGTCTCATCGCCGAGAGGCCTTGGCCGAAATTCGATCCTGCGCTCATCGTCGAGAACGAGATCACGCTGCCGGTCCAGATCAACGGGAAAAAGCGTGCCGATTTGACAATCGCGCGCGACGCAGATCAGAGTGCGATCGAAAGCGCCGTGCTCGCGCTGGATGCCGTCAAGGCCGCGCTCAACGGCGGCCGCCCGAAGAAGATCATCGTCGTGCCTCAGAGGATCGTCAATGTCGTTGTCTGA